The Apibacter raozihei DNA segment TCGGTAATATTTTGATCGTACCTTAAATAACCTGCTATAATTTGTTCTTTTGCTTTATAATTTTTAGATAGATATTCATCTGGTTTTAATGCGGAGCTATATAATGCCGGATCATACAATTGGAGGTTTCCCAAATACTCTTTCGAAGCAAACATTCCCGGTACATATTTTGAGCCTGGATTAAAGTTATTTCCATCCCAAAAATGTGTAGATATACCCGATAAGTTTTCCATAGCGTTAATTGGCGTATAAGTATAAAAAATGTTGTTTCTTTCTTTGTCTTTAAACCTTCCTTTCATTCCTACTCTTAATCTTCCTTTCTGACCTGAAACTATGGATAATGGAACCCGAATGTTTATCTTGGCAGAATATTCTTCTTCTGATGTATAATTTCTGTTTTCAGTTAAGGTTCTAAACTTCATTTTATCCATATTCTCATCGACAGAACTTATATAAGGATAATGAGAATCGGTCAAATCTTCATCAATTGTAACTCCTTTTTGTTGAAAATCAATATATCTTTCATTAGGTCTTTCTTCACTCGCTTTTGAATAACTAATTCCCCAATCTAAATCTAATTTATCAGATATTAAATGCTGTCCTTTAATAGCATAATTTTGAATTCGCTGGTCCTCTAAACGGGTATTCTTATTTCTGTCGTTGTTGATTCCTCCTTTGGTTTCACGCCTTATATCGCCCGTAAATCCTTTTATTGTACCATCCGCATTGTATTGTGGTTTTATACTTCTATATCTGGTTCTGTATCTGTTTTCTCTGTCATCTCTCCAATTATACATAATATCTGCTGATATTCTGTTATTATTATTAAATTTATAATCCAGCGAAGAGGAAAAGCTTCTTCTTACCCTTTCAACATCGTATTTCCTTATATCAAATTGCGAAACATATTCCTGACTATTATTGGCTTTTGACCAAGTAGATTCAATATTATCGGAGCCGTAATTTTTTTGTTGATAAGAACCGCTGACTACTACTCCCAGTTTGTTTGAAAAAAATCTGTTTCCATAAATAAGAGAAGCTGAATGGGTTGATTTTTCCCTTATGGGCATATAACCTCCGGACAATGTTAAAGATATACGTTGCTTATTAGGCACTGCCCGAGTAACCAAATCAACGCTACCTCCTATAGCATCGGCATCCATATCGGGGGTAAGAGTCTTATTAACTTCTATAGTTGATATCATATCGGCAGGAATTAAATCCATTTGCACATTACGGTTATCTCCTTCTGCTGAGGGTATTCTTCCTCCGTTCAGAGTTACTGAATTAAGTTCTGGTGCCAATCCTCTGATAATTATATTTCGTGCTTCACCCTGATCATTCTGCATGGTTATTCCGGGAACTCTTTTCAAGGCATCTCCTATATTAGAATCAGGAAACCTTCCAACCTGATCGGATGATATAACATTACTGATGTTAGAATTATTTTTTTGTTGGTTTAACGCCTTAGCCTGACCTTTTAGCTGATCACCTAATATGACCACTTTCCCTAGCTCGGAAGTATCATCCGATAGTTCAATAAAAAATTCTTCATTCTTACCACTTTGTACTGTGATTTGTTTATTCCAATTTTTGTATCCTAAATAGGTAACAATGAGCTGGTAACTTCCTTCCGGAACATTTAAGAATTCGAAATATCCGTTATCATCTGAAATAGTATAACGACTGTCATCAGAAAGAACTAATTTTGCTCCCGGCAAGGCAAATTTCCCGCTTTGATCCGTTACTTTTCCTGAAATAATACCTCCAGCCTGTGCATTCATAATTACAAAGAACAATTTAAAAAAAAGAGAAGCTATTAATTTGTTTTTCATTCAACTGATTTTAATGTTTTATTCGGCGGTAAAAGTATTCCGGATATGTTTCATTATTGTTTAAAATATGTTAAGATTGAGCTACATATAATTTACTGTTTTAATTATCTGTGCTTTAATCTAACCATTATTACGATTGTTTACTTATACTAAAATTCCTACCTTTGATCTTTGAAAAAGATTATATTGTTATCAATAATTTATATCTTTTTTAACTTTAATTAAAATTAGAATTATCTGATTTTTATAATTCAGTAAATAACAAGTTATATGATTAAAAACATTTTGGTAGTTGGTACTGGTGGAGCTATGGGAACCATTTTACGATACCTTATCAGTGTGTATACTTCTAAACATTATAGTGGAGATTTTCCCATTGCTACTTTTTTTATTAATATAACAGGATGTATGTTAATCGGATTGTTTGTGGGACTTGCTGAAAGAAATCAGCTTATGAATGGTGAAATGAGACTTTTTCTTATTACCGGTTTCTGTGGAGGATATACAACATTTTCTACATTTTCATTAGAAAATCAACAATTGATGCAACAAGGTAATCAGTTTATTTTGTATGCATACCTACTTTCAAGCATAATTGTAGGGATTGCAGCAGTATATATTGGAGGATATTTATCCCGAATCTAAAATATTGGTTAATTAGATAAAGAATACATCTGAATTATTTAACAGGTTTTATTGTTATTAATATTAATTTGAGTATTTATGCAATACTTCTTTTTTATCATTCAGAATTTGAAATTCCAAATATTTAAAACTATCGCGAGGAATAATTTTAATCCAACGTTTATATTTAAAAAACCATTCGTTTCTTATGCTTTTTAGTCCTTTAGTAAGATAAGCGGCTACAAAGGGATGAACATGAAGATAGATTCTTCCTTTCTGGCTAGTAATAATATTACTAATATTCTCCTGAATCCTGTCTATCAGTACTATTGGTGATTCTATCTTTCCATTAGGATTGGGGTTATCTTCAGTAGTATTTAGTTGTTTTTGCGGACGTACTCTTTGGCGGGTAACCTGTATTAAACCAAATTTGCTTGGTGGCAATATTTTGTGTTTAGCTTTATCATCTTTCATCACTTCTTTCAGATACTCATAAAGTTCTTTTTTATGTTGTGATGAAATCAGATCTATAAAGTCTATAACAATTATTCCTCCAATATCACGCAATCTTAATTGTCTTGCTATTTCAGCAGCTGCAAGCTTATTTACATGTAGAGCTGCATCTTCCTGCGTTTTCTGATTAGCTGTAACGTTTCCGGAATTTACATCAATAACATGCATTGCTTCTGTATGCTCAATAATGAGATATGCACCTTTAGACTGATGAATATTTACATGTTTTCCAAATAGTTGCTTTATCTGCTTATCAATATTATAATATTCAAATATGGGAATATGAGAATCGTAATATTTGACAAGTTTAGATTTTTCAGGAGCTATTACACTTAAATAATCCTGCATTTCCTGTGCAAGGTTTTCATCATCACAGGTAATACTAATGAAATCTTCATTGAAATTATCCCTGAGAATAGAAGAAGCTTTATCTAGTTCTCCAAGAATCTTAACCGGTGGTTTTCCTTTTTTAATATTCCTATAACATACAGAGTTCCATTTATTTAACAGATAACGAAGATCGGACTGTAATTCTTCTGCTGTTTTTCCCTCCGCTACAGTTCGGATAATAAGGCCAAAACCTGAAGGTCTGATTTGATCTCCTACTTTTCTTAAACGGTCTTTCTCTTCAGAGGTAGAAATGTTTCTGGATATAGAAGTTTTAGAAGCAAAAGGTATTAATACCAAATATCTTCCTGCTAACGAAATTTCGGAAGAAATACGTGGTCCTTTAGTGGATATAGGTTCCTTAGTAATTTGAACCAAAATTTCCTGATTGGGAGCTAATACGTTTTGTATTAGTCCATCTTTATTAATATCTTCCTCAAAAGAAAAAGAAGTAAGCTTCGGAGTATTAATTTTTCCGGCAGAAACTCCTTTAATATACTTTAATGAAGATTTCACCTGAGGCCCTAAATCATGATAATGTAGAAATGCGTCTTTAGGATAACCTATATTAACAAAGCAGGCATTAAGACTGGGAGCTAATTTTTTAACTTTCCCCAATATAATGTCTCCTACTGTAAAATTGCTTCCTACTTCATCTTCATGTAATTCCTGAATCCTTCCTCCTTCTAAAATGACAATTTTTACTTTTCCTTCTTCGTATGATACTACTAATTCCTTACTCATTTTTCATCTTCTATATTAACCTTCTAAATTCCTTAATTTGAACAAAAACATTCTTTACCGTTTTATTTCATTTAAAAATCTGGTAAAGAATGCTTAATATTTTTAAGTTTTTTAAAACTTGTTTTTTGTATGTGAAGAAAATTATCTGTTTTTCTTTTTATGACGATTTAATCTTCTTCTTTTCTTTCTCTTGTGAGTCGCCACTTTATGACGTTTTCTTTTTTTTCCGCTTGGCATATTTTTTCTAATTTATTATTAATTAATTATTTATTTAACCTTTACGTTAGATTTTACGTTTTCTACAAAAGATTTAGCCGGTTTAAAAGCAGGTACGTTATGAGCCGGAATTTTAATTGTGGTATTTTTAGATATATTTCGTCCCGTTTTAGCTGCTCTCTTTTTAATTAAGAATGTTCCGAAACCTCTTAAATAAACATTATCACCTTTAGTCATGGCAGTTTTAACCTCATCCATAAATACTTCAACGACCTTCTGGGTCTCAGCTTTTTCAAGCCCAAGTTTATTTGAAATCGAGTTTACGATATCCGCTTTTGTCATACGTGTAAATATTATTTTCTATTATACTTTTATTGAATTTTGAGATTGCAAATATAATACTATTTTTGAAAAGAAAAATTTATAAACATTTAAAAGTGTGAATTTTATTAAACTCTTAGAAAACTGGTACAAAATAAATAAACGTGATTTACCCTGGAGGGAAACATTGGATCCTTATAATATATGGATTTCAGAAATAATTTTTCAACAGACCCGTATAAATCAGGGATATAACTACTACCTGAACTTTATAAGCAAATTTCCTACTCTTGATAATCTTGCAAAAGCTACAGAGGATGAGGTTTTGCAGTCCTGGCAAGGTTTAGGTTATTATTCCCGTGCCCATAATCTTCACTTTTCAGCGAAATACATTTGTTCGGAATTGAGAGGTAGATTCCCTTCTACTTTTGCTGATATTCTTACTCTTAAAGGTGTAGGAAAATATACGGCTGCAGCTATTGCTTCAATTTCTTTTCATGAAAAAGTTCCTGCCATTGACGGAAATGCATTTCGTGTATATTCCAGATTATTTAATTGTAATAAAGATATAAGTAAAGCATCCACTTTTACTTATTTTTTTAATTTAATGACTCCTTTAATGCCTGAGAACCCAGGAGATTTTAATCAGGCTATCATGGATCTGGGCTCCTTAATTTGTACCCCTACGAATCCCTCTTGTCCGAAATGTCCCGTCCAAACGGAATGTTTAGCACATAAAAATAACACCCAATCTACACTTCCGGTAAAAACTTCAACCTTAAAAATTAAAGACGAATCTATTCATTATGCTTACTTTAACTGTGCTGGGAAATTTTTACTAAAAAAAAGAGATAATAAATCTATATGGAAAGGATTGTATGAATTTCCTCTGTTTATAGATGAGTATAAAAAGGAATACGAAATTATTAACACAGAGAAACTTCATCATAAACTTAGTCACAGGAACTTATCCATATCCATATCCGAATTTAGCATAAAAGAAAAGGCTCTTTATGATATTGCAAATAAAATTCAAGCAATAGTTTTAACTAAAAAAGAATTAAAAAGTTATGCTATGCCAAAGCCTCTGGAAATTTTTTTACAATATAATTAATATTTTTATTACTTTTGCTTTATAATGAGAACAATTAGACAAGTAAAATGAGTACATCTGTTAATAAGGTCATTTTAGTAGGTAACTTAGGTACTGACGTTAAATCGCATAGATTTAGTGATGGTAATGTAGTTGTAAATTTTCCGGTTGCCACTTCTGAAAGCTACATGAACAAAGAAACCGGAGAAAAAGTAGATGTTACTGACTGGCACAATATAACAGCTCGAAATAAGTTGGCAGAACTTTGTGAAAAATTTCTAAAAAAAGGAAGTAAAGTGTATATTGAAGGTAAACTGAAAACCAGGAAGTTTGAAGATAACGGTATAACTAAACATATTACTGAAGTTATTGCTGATAATATTTTATTCTTATCTAACCTTCTGGGCAAACAATCTGAAGGTGAAAACGAAGAAGACAATCATTCTGAATTTTAATTTGCTAAAATAAAGTAATTGAAACTTAATTTTTTATTATATGGATGACCCTGAGCCCACGAGTTTATTGTTAACCATTTTCCCACAAATTCCTGCTCAATTATATATAATTACGGGAATCTTATTTTTATTGCTTTTTTTAATTTTTATATCCGCAGGATCTGAAATTGCTTTTCTATCTTTGTCTCAAAAAGAACTTGAAAAATACAAGGCAGAATTTTCAGCTCAAGTAGATGCTATACTTAAAATCAAAAACAATCCACAAAAACTCTTATTTACATTATTAATATTTAACACGCTGATATATGTAGGAATATTATTTTCTTACACTCAAATCAGCCAGGTACTGATATCTGTTTTTCATTACTCGCAATCAGTAAAAATCACTACGGATCTTATTATTCTTACTTTTTTAATTGTATTATTTGGCGAGCTTGTACCTAAGTTTTATGCAAGAAGGAATGCTTTTGCCTATAGTTGTAAATTTATTGGTTTTATAAACACTATAAGTTTTATTCTAAGTCCTGTCACTTTATTATTTATTAAAGCTTCAAAAATTCCCAACAAATTTATAAAAAATGACAATCTTATAGGAGTTGATAACCTTACTAAAGCATTGGAAATAGCTTCGGAGGATAAGAACACTTCTATAGCTGAACAGAAAATTCTTGAAGGAATTGTAAATTTCGGTACTATTGAAACACGGCAGGTAATGACTCCGCGAGTAGATGTTTTTTCTTTGCAAAAGGATTTAAAATTTACAGAAGTGGTGGAACAGGTATCTCAAAACGGTTATTCAAGAATTCCCGTATATAATAAAGATATTGATGATATCATAGGAATTCTTTATGCAAAGGATTTAATTCAGTATCTTAACACAGAAAATTTAGAATGGAACAACCTTTTGAAAAAGCCATATTTTATACCTGAAAATAAAAAAATCGATGATTTACTTTCCGATTTTAAAAATCGTAAAATGCATTTAGCTGTTGTTGTTGATGAATACGGTGGGACTTCAGGTATTGTTAGCCTTGAAGATGTTATAGAGGAAATAGTAGGAGAAATAAATGATGAATTTGATGATGAAAGCATTGTTTACTCTCAAATAGATTTAAATATTTATGTTTTTGAAGGAAAAACATCAGTTATAGATTTTTGTAAAGTGATGGATATCGATGAAAAAATTTTCGATGAAGTAATTGGTGATGCTGATACATTGGCTGGTCTTGTTTTAGAAATTGCAGAAGAATTTCCTAAAAAATTAAAACGTATTTATTTTAAAAATTTTATTTTTCAGGTTGAATCTTTAGATAGAAAAAGACTGAAACAAATTAAAATAACCCGATTAGATAATCTTGTGAAAAGTGATGCTTAGCAATAATAACAGAAAATATTACATACCATTCTTTCTTTTTTTCATCTTCTTTTATGGATGTAAAAAAGAAGAGTATATTCCTAAACCGGAAGGACAGGTAAGATTGGAGTACCCTACTCCCAACTATCAGCTATTCAGCCCGGAAAATTGCCCCTTTGAATTTGAGTATTCAACGTTAGCTAAAATTCAGGACAGAAATAAAAATTGCTGGTATAATATTAATTATCCGAAAATGAAAGGTACCGTATATTTAACTTATTCGCCGGTAACCCATAATATATATGATTTAATAAAAGAAGCTCAAAAGCTTGTTAACGAACATAAAATAAAGGCTAATTCTGTTAAAGTAAAGTCTTTTATGTATCCGGAAAAGAAAGTTTACGGAAATATTTACAGACTCGGGGGAGAAACTGCCTCTAACATACAATTTTATGTAACTGATAGTACCCGGAATTTTCTTTCCGGAAATGTTTACTTTAAAGTTCAGCCCAAACCGGACTCTTTGCAGCCCGCTATAGAATACATTGAAAAAGACGTAATACGAATGATAGAAACCACTACCTGGAAATAAAGTTATGGAAATAATAATACTTTTACTTTTAACACTGATTAACGGATTTTTTGCAGTCTCGGAAATTGCATTGGTGTCCGTAAAAAAACAAAAATTAGAAAATAAAGCCAAAAAGGGAAATAAGAAAGCACAAACAGTTCTAAAACTCTTGGAGAATCCTGAGGATTTTTTATCTTCTATACAAGTGGGAATAACACTTATAGGAATTGTATCCGGTGCCTATGGTGGAGCTACTTTGGTAAAATATCTGGAACCTGTATTTAACTCATTTTCCTTTACAGCAGGATACTCATTTCAGCTGGCCTATTTTGTAGTTATTGCTGCAATTACCTATATATCAATAGTTTTTGGTGAGTTAATCCCAAAAACTTTCGGACTAAAACAACCTGAAAAAATTGCACTTATTGTAGCTCCTATTATTAAAGTTTTTTCAATTTTAGTATACCCGTTTGTTAAAATTTTATCTTTTTCGACCTTCATTTTTAATAAAACATTTAAAATTTCTGAAGGCGAAGGTGAAAAAATATCTGAGGATGAGCTTATTTACATGCTTAAAACTGCTAGTTTACAGGGAGTTTTAGAAAAGGAAGAAAGTGAACTTCATCAGAATGTATTTGTTTTTTCTGAACAAAAAGCGAAAAGTTTAATGACCCATAGAAAAAAGGTTGAATGGATAAATTTACAAGATCCTGCGGATGTGATTGAAGAGCAAATGAAAAATAGTAACTTTACGAAGTTTCCTGCTTGCGACGGAAATCTGGATGAAGCAAACGGATATATTGCTATTAAAGATTTTTATGAAAATTTCAATTCACCAGATTTTAACATTCATTCTATTGTTAAGAAACCTATTTTTATTCCTGAAAATATGCATTCTGTAGATATTTTACAGGAATTCAGAAAAAATAAACAGCATATAGGTTTTGTTGTTGATGAATACGGTTCTTTTCAGGGTATAATTACGATTCAAGATATGATTGAAGGTATTATCGGAGATATGCCGGAAAGTGAAGAGGAAGATGATGAAATTGTTCAAAGAACTGATGGTAGTTTTCTTATAAACGGAAACACGAGTATACGAGATTTAAACTCATACTTCGATGAAACCATTATAGAAATAAATGATGATGAATATGTCACTCTAGCCGGATTTATAATTTATCAAATGGAATATATTCCTGAAATAGCAGAAAAGCTTGATTATAATGATTTTTCTTTTGAAATTGTTGATAAGGACGCAAATCGTATTGATAAAGTTTTAATGACACGAATTGAGGACAAGCCTATACCGGAAGAATAAGATATTATGATTTATACCTTATATTGTTCTATTTTTTTGATTTTTATAGCTTTATCTTTTAGATTATATAAAATATTACTAAAGGCTACCGACATCATGAAATATATGTTTTATACTATATTTTATGTTGTCGGTATACTTATAACCTTTCAGGTAGTCGAAAAAATCGTTAATAACCTGTTTGTTCCTACCAAAAAGGAAACCGGATTTATGCTTCTGGTTTATCTTCTAACAACTATGATAGGATTTATAAGTGTAGCTATAATTACTATAAAAAAACTGAAAAAAAAATAATTTATTCTACCTTACTTAATTTTATGTAATAGTTATCATCTACATAAAATTCGGAATTTTTCAATTTTTCAGATATTTTCTTTTGCTTCCATTGTCCTGAAGGTTTTAACTCTCCAAAAGATGTTTTTACTTTATAAGAAAATCCGGTAACGACATGATTCCATCGATAGAATATATAATTATTTTTAAAATAATACTCTAAAACCGGAATATCTACTGTTCTCAGATATTGATCAAAAAATTTTGAAAAATTTATTCCTGATTTTGCAGATATATAATCTTCAATCTGTCTGGATGAAACAGTCTGATGATAAAACTCTTTATTTAGTCCTCTAAGAATATTTCTGAAAATTTTATCATTGTCTATTATATGCCTTAGTGTATGTATGACATTAGCGCCCTTTGCATACATATCAACACTCCCTTCTTTATTAACCCCGTAAATACCTATGATAGGTTTGTCATTGAGTATTGAGGCTCTTTGTCCTATTACATATTTATCAGCCAATTCTTTACCATAATGATACTCAGTAAAAAGTGTTTCTGAATAGGTTGTAAAGGCTTCATGTATCCACATATCTGCCACATCAATATTAGTTATATTATTACCAAACCATTCATGTCCAGATTCATGTATAATTATAAAATCCCATTTTAAACCTACTCCTGTACCACTTATGTCCCCTCCTTTGTAACCGTTTTTATAATCATTGCCATAAGCTATTGCGCTCTGATGCTCCATTCCTAAATGTGGAGACTCAACAATTTTATATCCATCTTCATAAAAAGGATACGGTCCAAACCAATATTCTAATGCCTGAAGCATTTGCTTAACCTGAACAAATTGTTTTTGTGCTTTTTCCAAATTATAGGATAATACCCAATAATCTAAGCTCAATACACCCTTTTCTCCTTGATATGTGTCTTTAAAATTCACGTAATCTCCTATATAAGGTACTATATTATAGGAATTAATAGGATTTTGAACTTTCCATGTAAAAATTTCTTTTAGCTCCCTATCTGAACCAAAATTAACTTCAAACTGATTTACAAATTTACCATTGGCTATTCCTTTCAAATTACGATCAGTAACAATTGAAATTTCCATTCCTTCCTCCGGTTCATCTCCAAGATAATCTTTACATGGATACCATAAACTGGCTCCTATCCCCTGACAAGCGACTGTCATCCAAGGGAGACCATTCTTATCTTTAGTAAAAATCCACCCTCCATCCCAGGGAGCATTTTGTGCTATATGTGGTTTTCCACTAAATTGTATAATTATTTCATTATTGAAAGAATTGTTCTTAAAATACTTTTTTAAATCTAAAAAATAAAAATTCCCTTCTTTTCTGAAAGAAATCGTATCTTGATTAGCTGTGAGTACATATCTAATTTGCATAGGCTCCTGCAAATCTAGTTGCATAACGGATACTGTTTTTATATCAAATTTAATCCGGTTGGTACCTGCTAGAGATTGTTCGGAAAAATCAGGTACTATGCTTAAGGTATATTTTTTCACATTCCACCAATCTCTGAATGATGTATTACTTCCTCTCAACGTATCTTGATGCGTAAGCTTTTCAATCGAAGTAAAAAGTTGTCCATTGAGCATGAATGAAGTCAGCAAAAGAATAAAACAGATTTTTTTCATACTCAAATGTATAAAATAGTAACTTTACTTAAATATAAAAAAACAAAAAACTTATGTCGTTAATCTATAGTTTTGCAAATGATTATAGTGAAGGTTGCCATCCTTCAATACTTGAAAATTTAACCGTAAGTAATTATCAACAATTTAGTGGATATGGTGAGGATCCTTATACCTTAGAATCTTCAGAAATAATCAGAAACAAAATAAACAATTCCAAAGCTGATGTTCATTTAATAGCTGGTGGAACCTTGACAAACTTACTAGTACTTGGCGCAATATTAAAACCTTTTGAATCTGTTATATCAGCTGAATCCGGACATATTAACACTCATGAAGCAGGAGCCATTGAAGCCACAGGGCACAAAATTGAAACTGTACTTACAACTGATGGTAAACTTTCTCCGGAACTTATCCTTCCGGTATTAAATAAATTTCCTCCTTATCATACGGTAAAACCTAAAGTTGTTTATATTTCTAATTCTACTGAACTGGGTACTATATACAAAAAGAATGAACTTATTAAGCTTTATGAATTCTGCCTTGAAAACAATTTATTGCTTTATTTGGATGGTGCCAGACTTGCTTCAGGGATGGCTGCTTCTTCGAATGACTTAACCCTTGAAGATATAGCAAAATATACTGACATTTTTTACCTGGGAGCCACTAAATGCGGAGGGCTTATTGGGGAAGCACTCATAATTACTCACAACGATTTAAAAACAGATTTTAAATATCATATTAAACAAAGAGGTGCTATGCTAGCTAAGGGAAGATTATTGGGTATTCAGTTTTATTCTTTGCTTAAAGATGACTTAATATTTAAAATTGCTCATCATTCAAACCTGATGGCAGTAAAACTTACCTCTGCTTTTAAAGACAAGAATTTTTCTTTTTTAACAGAATCGCACACCAATCAGATTTTCCCTATTTTACCTAACTCATTAATCAACAAACTTCAAAATAAATTCAATTTTTTCATTTGGCAACCTTTAAATACCGATAAATCTGTTATAAGGCTTATTACATCATGGGCTACTTCTGAAAAAGCAGTTGATGAATTTATAAATGAAATTTCTGATTTTAAATTATAATGATATATTAATCAGATAAAATTCTGAAAAATAAATAGCTTATGACCAATACTCAAAACTTATTTAAAACTAAATGCTTCAGATTTAAATAAAAAAAAGTAATTAATGATTTATATAATAAGAATAAGTTTACTCTTTCATTTAATAAACTTACTGTTTTCCTGCAATAAACAGAAGGAGCAAAAAAATATAGTCCCAAAATTAGATTTCGTAATTAGTGACTCTTTAAATAAACTAATTTTTCAGGAAATGAATGAGTTTTCTAAACATACCAATTATAAATTAATTAAGTTAAAATACCAAAAAAAAGCAAATATTGACTATATATTAGTTTCAACTTCTGGTGATTATATACAAGATTCTATTTTATACTGTCAAAAAATAAATAATAAACTAGTTTTTGTTTATAAAAGCAGCAATCCTGGGATAAATAAGATTTTTTACTTAAAAGCAACCAGTGATACAATACCAAAAGGCTTTGAAAAATATAAATATACTGTTCCACTTATTTATGATCCTTTTTATAAAATATTCAAAGTTTTAAAAAAAGATTCTATAGTTCCTTACAATGAGAAATTTGAGGATAGTTTATTTATATCTCTAGAAATACCTATATTTTACAAATAATGAATTAATAAAAATTTTGTGTACGGGTTATAAAATTAAATCTTTATGATAAATAAGTTTTATAAGTACAAATACAACGGAAAAGAACTACAGGAAGAGCTTGGGCTCAATATCTATGACTATGGAACACGTAACTACGACCCGGCTATAGGTCGTTGTTTTACTGTTAACCCGCCATTGGAGCAAATGAGAAGACATTCGCCTTATAATTACGCCTTCAACAACCCTGTCTATTTTATTGATCCCGATGGGATGATGCCTATAGACAATCATTTTAATAAACTAGGTCAATATCTATATACAGATAAAAAAATAACTAGTAATATAGTAATAGATGGAACTTTTGAAAGCTCGGAAACTTTAAATCAAAAAAGGGAAACAGGTACATATTTCCCTATATCCGAAATAGAATTAAAAGATTATACTTTTGATTCTCAAGCTTCTTTTGCAATGTTAGACAATATAGCACAGCACTATGCTCCGGAAGCGGGTGTTAATGTATCAGAATTACTCAATGG contains these protein-coding regions:
- a CDS encoding single-stranded DNA-binding protein, producing MSTSVNKVILVGNLGTDVKSHRFSDGNVVVNFPVATSESYMNKETGEKVDVTDWHNITARNKLAELCEKFLKKGSKVYIEGKLKTRKFEDNGITKHITEVIADNILFLSNLLGKQSEGENEEDNHSEF
- a CDS encoding Rne/Rng family ribonuclease, whose amino-acid sequence is MSKELVVSYEEGKVKIVILEGGRIQELHEDEVGSNFTVGDIILGKVKKLAPSLNACFVNIGYPKDAFLHYHDLGPQVKSSLKYIKGVSAGKINTPKLTSFSFEEDINKDGLIQNVLAPNQEILVQITKEPISTKGPRISSEISLAGRYLVLIPFASKTSISRNISTSEEKDRLRKVGDQIRPSGFGLIIRTVAEGKTAEELQSDLRYLLNKWNSVCYRNIKKGKPPVKILGELDKASSILRDNFNEDFISITCDDENLAQEMQDYLSVIAPEKSKLVKYYDSHIPIFEYYNIDKQIKQLFGKHVNIHQSKGAYLIIEHTEAMHVIDVNSGNVTANQKTQEDAALHVNKLAAAEIARQLRLRDIGGIIVIDFIDLISSQHKKELYEYLKEVMKDDKAKHKILPPSKFGLIQVTRQRVRPQKQLNTTEDNPNPNGKIESPIVLIDRIQENISNIITSQKGRIYLHVHPFVAAYLTKGLKSIRNEWFFKYKRWIKIIPRDSFKYLEFQILNDKKEVLHKYSN
- the crcB gene encoding fluoride efflux transporter CrcB produces the protein MIKNILVVGTGGAMGTILRYLISVYTSKHYSGDFPIATFFINITGCMLIGLFVGLAERNQLMNGEMRLFLITGFCGGYTTFSTFSLENQQLMQQGNQFILYAYLLSSIIVGIAAVYIGGYLSRI
- a CDS encoding HU family DNA-binding protein; translated protein: MTKADIVNSISNKLGLEKAETQKVVEVFMDEVKTAMTKGDNVYLRGFGTFLIKKRAAKTGRNISKNTTIKIPAHNVPAFKPAKSFVENVKSNVKVK
- a CDS encoding TonB-dependent receptor; translated protein: MKNKLIASLFFKLFFVIMNAQAGGIISGKVTDQSGKFALPGAKLVLSDDSRYTISDDNGYFEFLNVPEGSYQLIVTYLGYKNWNKQITVQSGKNEEFFIELSDDTSELGKVVILGDQLKGQAKALNQQKNNSNISNVISSDQVGRFPDSNIGDALKRVPGITMQNDQGEARNIIIRGLAPELNSVTLNGGRIPSAEGDNRNVQMDLIPADMISTIEVNKTLTPDMDADAIGGSVDLVTRAVPNKQRISLTLSGGYMPIREKSTHSASLIYGNRFFSNKLGVVVSGSYQQKNYGSDNIESTWSKANNSQEYVSQFDIRKYDVERVRRSFSSSLDYKFNNNNRISADIMYNWRDDRENRYRTRYRSIKPQYNADGTIKGFTGDIRRETKGGINNDRNKNTRLEDQRIQNYAIKGQHLISDKLDLDWGISYSKASEERPNERYIDFQQKGVTIDEDLTDSHYPYISSVDENMDKMKFRTLTENRNYTSEEEYSAKINIRVPLSIVSGQKGRLRVGMKGRFKDKERNNIFYTYTPINAMENLSGISTHFWDGNNFNPGSKYVPGMFASKEYLGNLQLYDPALYSSALKPDEYLSKNYKAKEQIIAGYLRYDQNITDKLLFIIGVRAENTHIDYTGNYVISGDLDAQKVKKDNSYLNILPSVNMKYEVNKKFVLRSAFTTALARPNYYDLVPYTNISSSDMSISVGNPDLKATYSYNFDFMGEYYFKSVGIISAGFFYKNLKDFIYKYRNINYTSDNFSNDYPGVTNPVPTDESWVYTLSRNGKSVDVYGVEISVQRKLDFLPTEFLRNFNVYLNYTYTHSQAKGITNSDGIERKDMQLPGSAPHMVNASLSWENKRFSARVSLNYTSDYLDVLGADDFNDSYYDQQMFVDANATFKVTPKFRIFIEANNLTNQPLRYYQGIKSRVQQLEYYKASYNFGVKYDF
- the mutY gene encoding A/G-specific adenine glycosylase → MNFIKLLENWYKINKRDLPWRETLDPYNIWISEIIFQQTRINQGYNYYLNFISKFPTLDNLAKATEDEVLQSWQGLGYYSRAHNLHFSAKYICSELRGRFPSTFADILTLKGVGKYTAAAIASISFHEKVPAIDGNAFRVYSRLFNCNKDISKASTFTYFFNLMTPLMPENPGDFNQAIMDLGSLICTPTNPSCPKCPVQTECLAHKNNTQSTLPVKTSTLKIKDESIHYAYFNCAGKFLLKKRDNKSIWKGLYEFPLFIDEYKKEYEIINTEKLHHKLSHRNLSISISEFSIKEKALYDIANKIQAIVLTKKELKSYAMPKPLEIFLQYN